In Hahella sp. HNIBRBA332, the genomic window TGGCGTCGCGAAAGAAGTTTCTGGCTTATGCTCCTATGGCCCACTCGGAACGGGAAGTCCGCGGTTGGGTGCGATATCTGTTGCTTCCCCGCGAGTCCGTGACCCTCGCCGTGGCGGATGAGCGTATTGCCGGCTTTCTCTCGCTGGACAAAGGCGACCGCCTGACCTGGCTGACTCAGTTTTATCTCGCCCCTGAATTTGTCGGACGCGGCATCGGCTCCCAGCTGTTGAGCCATGCATTGTCGCTGGCGTCGAAGCCGATCAGGCTGCATTGTTTTCAGCAAAACCAGGATGCCCGACGCTTCTACGAACGCCATGGGTTTGTCCCGGTGCGCTTTACCGACGGCTCCGGCAATGAAGAACGTTGTCCCGACGTTCTTTACGAGTTGGCGTAGCCGTCGGCGTTAGTCCTGTTCGCGCATCAGAAGAAACTGGCCATACAGCACCAGGCCGCCCCAGATGACCGCTGCAATCATGATCAACGAGCCCAGTAAATGGGCGCCTTGGGCGATGCCATGGTCGAAGCGCAGCAACCCGGTTTCCGTGAGCAGATATTCCCAGTCATGGAAGCCGTAAGGGGAAGAGTGACCGAAGTTGCCGCCCAGCAACGGCAGTTGGCCCGCCCGTGCGTCGTTGATGTAAGGCGCCAGGTCGAGAAAGTTTTCTCCGAACCACCAGGCGCAAACGGCGGCGCCAAAGGTGTTGTGATGTTTGAACAGCAGAACGCCAAAACAGATGGCGGGCATGATCAGTTGTCCCAGACTGCCTCCCAGGGAGGCGATGAACTGCCCGAACGGACGAAAAATCACATGCCCGGCTTCGTGAAAAGGCAGATTAATCAGGTGAAGAAAGGATTCGCCCGCCGCATTGGACGCGATGGGGGACGTCATCAACCACATTCCCCAGAGCGTCAGCGCCGCCAACAGCAGCGCGCGTCCGCCGACGGAAATGGGATCAGGAGAGGCGTCACCGGGATACAGCAAAATTTCCCGCCAGGAAACTTTATCTTCTGCTTCCTCCGCTTCCAGTTCGGGTTCCTGCGCCGGGCGCTGGCCGTCATGGGCCTGTTGCGGCGGGTGATATTTCAAATATTTTGCGAAAACAATGCCGCAGCTTTCGCAGTCGACGTTGCTATCCCTCTGTTCAAAACCGCACTTGGGACATTTCATATACGGGCGTGATCTTTTCGTAAATGGGTTTTGTGATTCTAGGTCAGCAGAGATCCGAAGCAAGCGTCAGGGCGTAATCATGACAACCCGTTTGCAACACTCATGCAAAGGGGCTTCACCGTTCAAGCCAGGCAGAGTGTATTATGTCCGCCCATTTTCACACGCTGAGGTTGTTGCTCGGCGATCAGCTCAACGCCGCCCACAGTTGGTTTCGGGAAACAGATCAGGGCGTCCTTTACGTGATTGCGGAGCTGCCACAGGAAGTCGATTATGTAATGCATCATGTGCAGAAAGTCTGCGCCTTCTTCGCCTCTATGCAGGCATTCGCCTATGCCCTGCGGAAGGCCGGCCATGAAGTGCGGCATCTGACCCTGGATGACACTCAGAAGTTCGCCGACTTGCCGGCGCTATTGAAACATCTGTGCGAGCTTCATCAAGTGCGCCGTTTCGAGTATCAGCGCCCGGACGAATACCGTCTGTTGCAGCAGATGGAGCGACTGCAATTAGGAGAGCGGATTGAAATCGCACAGGCGGACACGGAGCATTTTCTGCTGCCTTTTGCGGAAATCTCCGACCATTTTGTGCGCGGCGAGCATCTCACCATGGAGAATTTTTACCGGCGCATGCGCAAGCGTTTCGCCATCCTGATGCAGGACGGCGCGCCACTGGGCGGCAAGTGGAATTTCGACAGCGAAAATCGCAATAAAATCAAAGCGGAGCAGTTAACGGATATCCCCGATCCCCTGTGTTTCGATAATGATGTGAGCGCTATTCTCGAACGTCTGCGGCGACATGGGGCGAAGACCTTCGGCGTCGCCCATGAGCGTTTGCTGTGGCCGGTGACGCGACGTCAGGCGCTGCAATTGCTGCAACACTTTTGCGAACGTTGTCTGCCTCAGTTCGGGCGCTTTCAGGACGCCATGACCGACGCAGTGGAGGCGCAATGGAGTTTGTACCACTCCCGCCTGTCGTTCGCCTTGAATACCAAAATGCTGCATCCCATGCAGGTGATCCGCGCCGCGCTGGAGCGTTATGAACAGGCCGGGGGCGACATCAGCCTGCCTCAAATCGAGGGCTTCGTGCGGCAGATTCTTGGCTGGCGTGAATACGTACGTGGCGTGTATTGGGCGAATATGCCGGAATATATGCAAAGCAACGCGCATGACGCAGGGCGAAACCTTCCCCGTTATTTCTGGGACGGCGACACCCACATGCGTTGCGTCAGCAAGGTGGTGGGGCAATCGCTGCAGTACGCCTACGCCCACCATATTCAACGGCTGATGGTGACGGGCAACTTCTGTCTGCTGACCGGGATCGATCCAGACCAAGTGGATCAATGGTATCTAGGCGTTTACGTGGACGCCATTGAGTGGGTGGAAGCCCCCAACACCCGGGGCATGAGCCAGTTCGCCGACGGCGGCCTGATTGCCACCAAACCTTACGTCAGCGGCGGCGCTTATATTCATCGCATGAGCGATTACTGCAAGGGGTGCCGCTACGACGTCAAAGCCAAAACCGGCGCCAACGCCTGTCCCTTCAACAGTCTGTACTGGCGCTTTATAGAGCAACATCGGGAGCGGCTCCAGAACAACCCCCGGCTCGCCATGATCTACCGGACCTGGGCGCGTTTCTCTCAGGAGCAGCAGCGGGAGATCCTGGCGCAGGCGGAGGATTATCTGGAGCGGATTGAGTCTCTGTGATCAGGCGGCGGGCTGGCTGCGGCGGAAGGGTTTCTTAATCGCCACCACCACAAGGGCCAGTATCAGCAGCACGTTGAATGCGCCGAATACCGCTTCCCTCAACATGGCGTGGTCAAAGACCTGATTGGCGTCGTTGACGGTCTCCAGGGATAGCAGAATGGCCGGATATACCATCAACTGCGCATTCAGGGCGATCAGAACGAACCCGGCGACTTTTATCCATAACCAGGTCGCTTTGGGCTTTCCAGATAACAGAATGCCGCTGAGGCCGGCGAGCCACATCGCCGGCAGCGTCAGCCAGGCTGTGCCGGCGGCGACCCACTCCCGGTTCAGCGTCAGGGCGCGTAAGTCGTCTTCCGGCAGGATCGCCCCGAAGAAGATATAGGCGGCGATGCTGCCAAAGAACACGGCGATCGCCAGTAGATGAACGGTTTTCAGTAAAGTTCTCACAAACATACTCCTTTTTTGTTAGTGCGCTAACTATGTATTTAAAAAAACGCCTTACGATATGTTTTTCAAAACGCGCCGCAAGTAATTTTTGAATTCGGAGGCCTCTTCGGGCGTAAAGGCGTTTAATGCCCGCGCATTAATGTCCTGGGCCAGGATCGGCAACTCGCCCATCAGCTCGACGCCCTTGGCGCTGATGTGTATCCGATAAGCGCGTTGATCGCTTGCGTCCGGGACTTTCAGGATCAGCCCTTTGGCGTCCAGCCTGCGGATAATGCCCGACATGGTGGGGCGGTCGAAAAACAGCGATTTTCCCAGCTCGCTGATTTTCTGGCCGTCGTTTTGCCGCAATCGCGCCAGCACAGACCATTGTCCCGGCGTCAGATCATAAGGGCGCAGCGCCATCTCCAGAGCGAATTTCATTTCCCCGGCGGCTTTGTTGAGCAGAAAACCCAGGCTGTCATCTAATTTCATAGCGCAGTATGTTAGTGCGCTAACAATATCTCTGCAAGTAGAAGTTTAAACAGCGCCTTCCAGAGCTCTCAAGCCGCCTCCGTTGGGCGCTCATTATTGTTGAGCCAGCGCGCCACTTCCTCCCGGTCATCCACTTCCCAGGGATGGAAGTCGCGACGTAAATAGCGCAGAAACTGAGGCAATGACTGGCGTAGCACGCCGGGTTTGCCCCACAGAAAATTCAGTCCGTGCAGCCAGGTTTTCAGATCCCAGAATTTTCCTTCTGTTTTCAGCATGGAGCAGGTGTTCAGGAAGGTGAAGCGGAAGAACTGGAAGGTCACGATCCAGAACGCCACGAAGCGCATGCGATAGAGACCGACCTGACTTTGGTAGACATCGAAGGCCACGGATTTATGCTCGATTTCCTCCACCGCATGCCAGCGCCATAACGCCTGCATGGTTGGGCTGGCGCCCGCCATCCAGTCAGGATTCTTCAATACGCCGTGAGCCAATACGGCGGTGTAGTGTTCGGCGGCGCAGGTTCCCGCCAGGCGGCGACTGCGTTTGAATCCGCCGACAAACTCCATGTGTTTGTGAAAGCGGGCGTTCATTTTGTCCAGGTTATAGCCCCGTTGCGCCAGGGCGTCGTTGTAGCGGGCGTGCTCCCGGCTATGCATGCCTTCCTGTCCGATAAACCCCCGAATATGTTGTTGCAGCTGGGGATCTTTCACATGCTTGCGGTAGTCGCGCACGGCCTTGATGAACAGATGCTCGCCCTCGGGAAATTGCAGGGAGAGCGCATTGAAGAATGCGGTTTTAAACGCGTCGCCGCTGTGCCACAGGGTGCTTAATTCGGCCTCCACATCGAAGCTGAGATTGCGCGGTTCGACGTTGATTTCCGGTGGTGTGCGGCTGTCGCTTGTTTCGGCGATGGCGTGGCGTGGGGCGGTTGTGTGTTCCATTGTCATGACGGCGTCTCCCGTTGACCCAAGTGATCTGATTACAATCTATAACCGGGAGCGGCTCGCAAACAGGTTGCGGCCCATCGAATAGCGGGTCATTCTTTGTCACAACGACAGACTCGGCGCCGGACGCCG contains:
- a CDS encoding GNAT family N-acetyltransferase → MNVVLRPATAADADTVTDIMLASRKKFLAYAPMAHSEREVRGWVRYLLLPRESVTLAVADERIAGFLSLDKGDRLTWLTQFYLAPEFVGRGIGSQLLSHALSLASKPIRLHCFQQNQDARRFYERHGFVPVRFTDGSGNEERCPDVLYELA
- a CDS encoding metal-dependent hydrolase — encoded protein: MTMEHTTAPRHAIAETSDSRTPPEINVEPRNLSFDVEAELSTLWHSGDAFKTAFFNALSLQFPEGEHLFIKAVRDYRKHVKDPQLQQHIRGFIGQEGMHSREHARYNDALAQRGYNLDKMNARFHKHMEFVGGFKRSRRLAGTCAAEHYTAVLAHGVLKNPDWMAGASPTMQALWRWHAVEEIEHKSVAFDVYQSQVGLYRMRFVAFWIVTFQFFRFTFLNTCSMLKTEGKFWDLKTWLHGLNFLWGKPGVLRQSLPQFLRYLRRDFHPWEVDDREEVARWLNNNERPTEAA
- a CDS encoding zinc ribbon domain-containing protein, whose amino-acid sequence is MKCPKCGFEQRDSNVDCESCGIVFAKYLKYHPPQQAHDGQRPAQEPELEAEEAEDKVSWREILLYPGDASPDPISVGGRALLLAALTLWGMWLMTSPIASNAAGESFLHLINLPFHEAGHVIFRPFGQFIASLGGSLGQLIMPAICFGVLLFKHHNTFGAAVCAWWFGENFLDLAPYINDARAGQLPLLGGNFGHSSPYGFHDWEYLLTETGLLRFDHGIAQGAHLLGSLIMIAAVIWGGLVLYGQFLLMREQD
- a CDS encoding cryptochrome/photolyase family protein, translated to MSAHFHTLRLLLGDQLNAAHSWFRETDQGVLYVIAELPQEVDYVMHHVQKVCAFFASMQAFAYALRKAGHEVRHLTLDDTQKFADLPALLKHLCELHQVRRFEYQRPDEYRLLQQMERLQLGERIEIAQADTEHFLLPFAEISDHFVRGEHLTMENFYRRMRKRFAILMQDGAPLGGKWNFDSENRNKIKAEQLTDIPDPLCFDNDVSAILERLRRHGAKTFGVAHERLLWPVTRRQALQLLQHFCERCLPQFGRFQDAMTDAVEAQWSLYHSRLSFALNTKMLHPMQVIRAALERYEQAGGDISLPQIEGFVRQILGWREYVRGVYWANMPEYMQSNAHDAGRNLPRYFWDGDTHMRCVSKVVGQSLQYAYAHHIQRLMVTGNFCLLTGIDPDQVDQWYLGVYVDAIEWVEAPNTRGMSQFADGGLIATKPYVSGGAYIHRMSDYCKGCRYDVKAKTGANACPFNSLYWRFIEQHRERLQNNPRLAMIYRTWARFSQEQQREILAQAEDYLERIESL
- a CDS encoding MarR family winged helix-turn-helix transcriptional regulator — translated: MKLDDSLGFLLNKAAGEMKFALEMALRPYDLTPGQWSVLARLRQNDGQKISELGKSLFFDRPTMSGIIRRLDAKGLILKVPDASDQRAYRIHISAKGVELMGELPILAQDINARALNAFTPEEASEFKNYLRRVLKNIS